One stretch of Pectobacterium brasiliense DNA includes these proteins:
- the hemY gene encoding protoheme IX biogenesis protein HemY, whose amino-acid sequence MLKVLLLFLILIAGVVIGPIVAGHQGYVLIQTDNYDIQTSVTGLVIMLILFFLAFLAVEWVLRRIFRTGSRTRGWFLGRKRTRARKQTKAALLKLAEGDYLQVEKLLTRNADHAEQPVVNYLLAAEAAQQRGDEFRTKQYLERAAEVADTDQLPVDITRVRIQLARNEDHAARHGVDKLLEVAPRHPEVLRLAEQAFLRTHAYSALLDILPAMRKINLYPEQRLLDLQQQAYIGLMNQAMADGGSEGLKSWWNNQSRKVRHEIPLQVAMAEHLIECDDHDTAQKIILDGLKRQYDERLILLMPRLKAGNPEQLEKVLHQYIKQHGATPLLSSTLGQLLMKHGEWQQASDAFRTALELRPDAYDYAWRADALDRLRLPDEAAQMRREGLLLTLQQPAD is encoded by the coding sequence ATGCTAAAAGTCTTATTGCTGTTCCTGATCCTGATCGCAGGCGTGGTGATCGGCCCGATCGTCGCGGGTCACCAAGGCTACGTCCTGATCCAAACGGATAACTATGACATTCAAACCAGCGTGACCGGTCTGGTCATTATGCTGATACTGTTCTTTCTCGCCTTTTTGGCAGTGGAATGGGTGCTCCGCCGGATCTTTCGTACCGGATCCCGCACGCGCGGCTGGTTCCTCGGCCGCAAACGCACTCGCGCCAGAAAACAAACCAAAGCCGCGCTGCTCAAGCTGGCCGAGGGGGATTATTTACAGGTAGAGAAACTGCTGACGCGCAATGCCGACCATGCCGAGCAGCCCGTGGTTAACTACCTACTGGCAGCAGAAGCCGCTCAGCAGCGCGGCGACGAATTCCGCACCAAGCAATATCTGGAACGTGCTGCCGAGGTTGCAGACACCGATCAGCTTCCGGTGGATATTACGCGCGTGCGTATTCAGCTAGCGCGTAATGAAGATCATGCCGCACGTCACGGCGTCGACAAACTGCTGGAAGTCGCGCCCCGCCACCCTGAGGTGCTGCGTTTAGCGGAGCAGGCTTTCCTGCGTACTCACGCTTATAGCGCGCTGCTGGATATTCTGCCTGCGATGCGCAAGATCAACCTGTACCCTGAACAACGTTTGCTGGATCTACAGCAGCAGGCCTATATCGGCCTGATGAATCAGGCAATGGCGGATGGCGGCAGCGAAGGGCTGAAGTCATGGTGGAATAATCAGAGTCGCAAAGTACGCCATGAGATACCGCTTCAAGTCGCGATGGCTGAGCATCTGATCGAGTGTGACGATCATGATACCGCTCAGAAGATCATTCTCGACGGTCTCAAGCGCCAGTATGACGAACGTTTGATCCTGCTAATGCCACGCCTCAAAGCCGGAAACCCAGAACAGCTGGAAAAAGTGCTGCACCAGTACATCAAGCAACATGGGGCGACGCCGCTGTTGAGCAGCACGTTAGGTCAATTGCTGATGAAACACGGCGAATGGCAGCAGGCCAGCGATGCTTTCCGCACCGCTCTGGAGCTCCGCCCAGACGCGTATGATTATGCCTGGCGCGCCGACGCACTCGATCGGTTGCGTCTGCCGGATGAAGCGGCTCAAATGCGGCGCGAAGGGCTACTACTCACGCTACAGCAGCCTGCCGACTAA
- the hemX gene encoding uroporphyrinogen-III C-methyltransferase, producing MTEHNTPTAPSDEVAERVEPAHQQQDPAPQPKRSGAVLGAIAIVIALAIGAGLYYHGHQQAQKETAALQRLEAQFNTLQQQHKQEQQQWLDAQQQQSKAQDTAAQRLEALTRQSDELRDKLAALSSHDTNTWLIAQADFLVKLAGRKLWSDKDVTTAGALLKSADASLAEMNDPSLIEIRRALTNDIGALAGVSQVDFDGIILKVNQLTDQLDNLQLADNNTDEAPMDANTTELSASLNEWRQNLSKSWHNFLADFITIRRRDSAAEPLLAPNQDVYLRENIRSRLLVAAQAIPRHQNEVYKQSLETAATWVRAYFDTTDPTTQAFLDQLDALSQQSVSLDVPTELQSQALLEKLMQTRVRNLLAQAPAPATQQGE from the coding sequence ATGACGGAACACAATACCCCCACAGCTCCATCCGACGAGGTTGCTGAACGGGTTGAACCCGCGCATCAGCAGCAGGATCCCGCACCGCAGCCCAAACGTAGCGGTGCCGTGCTGGGGGCGATCGCAATTGTTATTGCGTTAGCCATAGGCGCGGGCTTGTATTACCACGGCCACCAGCAGGCGCAGAAAGAAACTGCCGCGCTTCAACGTCTGGAAGCGCAGTTCAACACCTTGCAGCAGCAGCATAAGCAAGAGCAGCAGCAGTGGCTGGACGCTCAACAGCAGCAAAGCAAAGCGCAGGACACGGCCGCACAGCGTCTTGAGGCGCTAACGCGTCAGTCAGACGAGCTGCGCGATAAGCTGGCGGCGCTTTCCAGTCATGACACCAATACCTGGCTGATTGCTCAGGCAGATTTTCTGGTGAAACTGGCAGGACGCAAGCTGTGGAGCGACAAAGACGTCACCACCGCAGGCGCGTTGCTGAAAAGCGCGGACGCCAGCCTGGCAGAAATGAACGATCCCAGCCTGATAGAAATCCGCCGCGCGCTGACCAACGATATCGGTGCGCTGGCAGGCGTAAGTCAGGTCGATTTTGATGGCATCATCCTGAAAGTCAATCAGCTCACCGATCAGTTGGATAACTTGCAGCTCGCCGACAACAACACCGATGAAGCGCCGATGGACGCCAACACCACAGAGCTGTCCGCCTCCTTGAACGAGTGGCGACAAAATCTGAGCAAGAGCTGGCACAATTTCCTGGCTGATTTTATCACCATTCGCCGCCGCGACAGCGCCGCCGAACCGCTGCTGGCACCGAATCAGGATGTGTATCTGCGCGAGAATATCCGCTCACGTCTACTGGTTGCCGCACAGGCCATTCCTCGCCACCAGAATGAAGTGTACAAACAGTCGCTGGAAACGGCAGCAACCTGGGTTCGCGCCTACTTCGATACCACCGACCCCACGACGCAGGCTTTTTTAGATCAGCTCGATGCCTTAAGTCAGCAGTCGGTTTCACTGGATGTCCCAACGGAGCTACAAAGTCAGGCGCTGTTGGAAAAACTGATGCAAACGCGCGTTCGTAACCTACTGGCTCAGGCACCAGCGCCAGCCACACAGCAAGGGGAATGA
- the hemD gene encoding uroporphyrinogen-III synthase gives MTILVTRPSPTGEQLVTRLRKLGYNAWHSPLIEFSPGRELASLPALLQALSADDLVFALSQHAIHYADPMLVRTGISWPAHLAYYAIGRTTALALHKISAHPVTYPPERETSETLLQLPDLQDVSGKRALLLRGNGGRELLGETLTERGAQVTYCECYQRRDVHYDGLEQSRHWQQIGIDKLVITSGEMLQRIYTLVPDYYRASWLLGCWLIVVSERLAEQARQLGWRDIRVADNADNDALVRALQ, from the coding sequence ATGACGATTCTGGTTACCCGTCCGTCACCAACTGGCGAACAACTGGTGACCCGTTTAAGAAAGCTCGGCTATAACGCCTGGCACAGCCCGCTGATCGAGTTTTCCCCCGGACGAGAACTCGCCAGCCTGCCTGCCTTATTACAGGCACTGAGCGCCGACGATTTGGTGTTTGCGCTCTCACAACACGCCATTCATTACGCCGATCCGATGCTGGTACGTACGGGCATCAGTTGGCCTGCCCATCTCGCTTATTACGCCATCGGCCGTACCACCGCGCTGGCGCTGCATAAAATCAGTGCACACCCGGTAACCTATCCACCTGAGCGCGAAACCAGCGAAACGCTCCTGCAACTTCCTGACCTGCAAGATGTTTCCGGTAAACGCGCATTATTGCTGCGCGGCAACGGCGGCAGGGAATTGCTGGGAGAAACGCTAACCGAACGCGGCGCACAGGTAACCTACTGTGAATGTTATCAGCGCAGAGACGTTCACTATGACGGGCTAGAGCAAAGCCGCCATTGGCAACAAATAGGCATCGACAAACTGGTGATCACCAGCGGAGAAATGCTACAACGGATCTATACTTTAGTACCTGATTACTATCGGGCTTCCTGGTTACTCGGCTGCTGGCTGATCGTCGTCAGCGAACGGCTGGCTGAACAGGCACGTCAGCTTGGCTGGCGTGATATCCGAGTGGCTGATAACGCCGATAACGATGCGCTCGTGCGCGCACTACAATAA
- the hemC gene encoding hydroxymethylbilane synthase: MLANIIRIATRQSPLALWQARYVQQCLNHLYPDLHVELVPMVTRGDIILDTPLAKVGGKGLFVKELELALLEGRADIAVHSMKDVPVEFPDGLGLTTICERDDPRDAFVSNHYDSLDQLPQGSCVGTSSLRRQCQLRARRPDLVIRDLRGNVGTRLSKLDNGEYDAIILAVAGLKRLGLEARIRCALSPEESLPAVGQGAIGIECRLDDEHVRHLLAPLNHPATAARVLAERAMNVRLEGGCQVPIGSYAELEGDTLWLRALVGAPDGSQMIVGERKGNVSDAEQLGIALAEELLAKGASAILQAVYQGSSSS; the protein is encoded by the coding sequence ATGTTAGCCAATATTATTAGAATTGCCACCCGACAAAGCCCGCTCGCCCTGTGGCAAGCACGATATGTTCAGCAGTGTCTGAACCACCTCTACCCGGATTTACACGTGGAGCTGGTGCCGATGGTCACCCGCGGCGACATCATTCTCGATACGCCACTGGCAAAGGTCGGCGGTAAAGGATTGTTTGTTAAAGAACTGGAATTGGCGCTGCTTGAAGGGCGCGCCGATATTGCCGTCCACTCCATGAAAGATGTCCCTGTCGAATTCCCAGACGGCCTCGGTCTGACCACCATTTGCGAGCGCGACGACCCACGCGACGCTTTTGTTTCCAATCATTACGACAGCCTCGATCAATTACCGCAAGGCAGCTGTGTCGGCACCTCCAGCCTGCGCCGTCAGTGCCAGCTGCGCGCACGACGTCCCGATCTGGTGATTCGAGATTTGCGCGGTAATGTCGGCACACGCCTGTCAAAACTGGATAACGGCGAGTATGACGCCATTATTCTTGCGGTCGCGGGCCTGAAACGTCTCGGCCTTGAAGCGCGCATCCGCTGTGCGTTAAGCCCGGAAGAGTCTCTGCCAGCCGTTGGACAAGGCGCTATCGGCATCGAATGCCGTTTGGATGACGAACATGTCCGTCACCTTCTTGCCCCGCTCAATCACCCCGCTACCGCGGCCCGCGTACTGGCTGAACGCGCCATGAATGTACGCCTTGAAGGTGGCTGTCAGGTGCCGATTGGCAGCTACGCTGAACTGGAAGGCGATACGCTGTGGCTACGTGCGTTGGTCGGCGCGCCGGACGGCAGCCAAATGATTGTCGGTGAACGCAAAGGAAACGTCTCCGATGCCGAACAACTCGGGATTGCACTGGCTGAAGAGCTGTTAGCCAAAGGGGCCAGCGCCATCCTTCAAGCCGTTTATCAAGGGTCAAGCTCATCATGA
- a CDS encoding class I adenylate cyclase — protein MYFYIETLKQRLDAINQLRVDRALGAMKPAFQQVYSLLPILLHHHHPLMPGYLEGKVPHGICTHTPDEKQQQYLDGIALRWGQFDCSHPQGELPITGIYSMGSTSSIGQSCSSDLDIWVCHQSWLDSEERQLLQKKCTLLEQWAAAQGAEVSFFLMDESRFRHNESGSLSGEDCGTMQHILLLDEFYRTAVRMAGKRILWNMVPVEEESHYDEYVLSLYSQGALAPNEWMDLGGLSTLSAEEYFGASLWQLYKSIDSPYKAVLKTLLLEAYSWEYPDTSLLSTEIKKRLHDGEIVSFGLDPYCMMLDRVTHYLTAINDPTRLDLARRCFYLKVCEKLSREKACVGWRRQILSQLVQEWGWSDKHLAMLDNRANWKIEQVREAHNELLDAMMQTYRNLIRFARRNNLSVSASPQDIGVLTRKLYAAFEALPGKVTLLNPQISPDLSEPNLTFIYVPAGRANRSGWYLYNQAPSMDAIVSHQPLEYNRYLNKLVAWAYFNGLLTPSTRLYIKGNELCDITRLQALVDDVASHFPLRLPAPTPKALYSPCEIRHLAIIVNLEHDPTAAFRNQVVHFDFRHLDVFSFGQQQQCLVGSIDLLYRNSWNEVRTLHFSGEQAVLEALKTILGKMHQDAALPESLEVFCYSQHLRGLIRTRVQQLVSECIELRLTSTRQQEPGRFKAVKVAGQTWGLFFERLSVSVQKLENAVEFYGAISNNKLQGQPVQVETNHVHLPPVVDGVASEGIIQFFFEDLTENQGFNIYILDESNRVEVYHHCEGSKEELVRDVSRFYSSSHDRFTYGSSFINFNLPQFYQIVQLDGRTQVIPFRSSALSHLCITPAVDDEVTTMKQRLQIL, from the coding sequence TTGTACTTCTACATCGAGACTTTGAAGCAAAGACTGGATGCGATCAACCAACTGCGTGTTGACCGTGCTCTGGGAGCAATGAAACCCGCTTTTCAGCAGGTTTACAGTCTTCTGCCCATTTTATTACATCATCATCACCCGTTGATGCCCGGCTACCTTGAAGGCAAGGTGCCTCACGGTATCTGCACTCACACGCCTGATGAAAAGCAGCAACAGTACCTTGATGGCATCGCGTTGCGCTGGGGTCAATTTGACTGTTCTCATCCGCAGGGTGAACTGCCGATCACGGGCATCTATTCAATGGGAAGCACCTCGTCTATCGGGCAGAGCTGTAGCTCCGATCTCGATATCTGGGTGTGCCACCAATCCTGGCTGGATAGCGAAGAACGCCAACTCCTACAGAAGAAATGTACGCTGCTTGAGCAGTGGGCTGCGGCGCAGGGCGCTGAGGTCAGCTTCTTCCTGATGGATGAAAGCCGTTTCCGCCACAATGAAAGCGGTAGCCTGAGCGGCGAAGACTGCGGCACCATGCAGCACATCCTATTACTCGACGAATTCTACCGCACCGCCGTGCGTATGGCGGGTAAACGTATTCTGTGGAACATGGTGCCGGTCGAGGAAGAATCTCACTACGACGAGTATGTGCTGTCGCTCTACTCGCAAGGAGCGCTGGCTCCTAACGAGTGGATGGATTTAGGCGGCCTGAGCACGTTGTCGGCGGAAGAGTATTTCGGCGCGAGTCTCTGGCAGCTCTATAAAAGCATCGATTCCCCCTATAAAGCCGTACTGAAGACGCTGCTGTTGGAAGCCTATTCCTGGGAATACCCGGACACAAGCCTGCTGTCGACTGAAATTAAAAAACGTCTGCATGACGGCGAGATCGTCTCTTTCGGGCTTGATCCTTACTGCATGATGTTGGATCGCGTGACGCACTATCTGACGGCGATCAACGATCCCACGCGTCTCGATCTGGCGCGTCGATGTTTCTACTTAAAAGTCTGTGAAAAGCTCTCCAGAGAAAAAGCCTGTGTCGGCTGGCGTCGTCAGATTCTGAGCCAACTGGTGCAAGAATGGGGATGGAGCGACAAACATCTGGCGATGCTGGATAACCGCGCTAACTGGAAAATCGAACAGGTACGCGAAGCACATAATGAGCTGTTGGATGCGATGATGCAGACCTATCGCAACCTGATTCGCTTCGCCCGCCGCAATAATCTGAGCGTCAGCGCCAGCCCGCAGGATATCGGTGTGTTGACCCGTAAACTGTACGCTGCGTTTGAAGCGCTGCCGGGTAAAGTTACCCTGCTGAACCCACAAATTTCGCCCGATTTGTCGGAGCCGAATTTAACCTTTATCTATGTTCCGGCAGGTCGCGCGAACCGTTCTGGCTGGTACCTGTACAATCAGGCACCGTCGATGGATGCGATCGTCAGCCATCAGCCGCTGGAATATAACCGCTATCTGAACAAACTGGTGGCGTGGGCGTATTTTAATGGCCTGCTGACGCCAAGCACGCGCCTGTATATTAAAGGTAACGAGCTGTGCGACATCACGCGCCTGCAAGCATTGGTGGACGACGTAGCCAGCCACTTCCCGCTGCGTCTGCCTGCCCCCACACCAAAGGCGCTGTACAGCCCGTGTGAAATTCGTCATCTGGCGATTATCGTCAATCTGGAACACGATCCGACGGCGGCCTTCCGCAATCAGGTGGTGCATTTCGACTTCCGTCATCTGGATGTCTTTAGCTTCGGCCAGCAGCAGCAGTGTCTGGTTGGCAGTATCGACCTGCTGTATCGCAACTCGTGGAACGAAGTACGTACGCTGCATTTCAGCGGCGAACAGGCGGTGTTGGAAGCGCTGAAAACCATTCTGGGCAAAATGCATCAGGATGCGGCGCTGCCGGAATCGCTGGAAGTCTTCTGCTACAGCCAGCACCTGCGCGGGCTGATTCGTACCCGCGTGCAGCAGTTGGTGTCCGAATGCATTGAGCTGCGCCTGACCAGTACGCGTCAGCAAGAGCCAGGGCGTTTTAAAGCGGTGAAAGTGGCGGGGCAAACCTGGGGCTTGTTCTTCGAGCGGCTGAGTGTATCGGTGCAGAAGCTGGAAAATGCGGTCGAGTTTTATGGCGCGATTTCCAACAACAAACTGCAAGGTCAGCCGGTTCAGGTTGAAACCAACCATGTGCATTTACCTCCGGTGGTCGATGGCGTCGCCAGCGAAGGGATCATCCAATTCTTCTTTGAAGATCTGACGGAAAATCAGGGCTTTAATATTTATATTCTGGATGAATCGAATCGCGTCGAGGTGTATCACCATTGTGAGGGCAGTAAAGAGGAGCTGGTGCGTGATGTCAGCCGCTTCTATTCGTCTTCGCACGATCGCTTTACCTACGGCTCCAGCTTTATCAATTTCAACCTGCCGCAGTTCTACCAAATCGTACAGCTGGACGGTCGCACGCAGGTGATCCCGTTCCGCAGCAGCGCACTTTCTCATCTGTGCATTACACCCGCAGTGGATGATGAGGTGACGACGATGAAGCAGCGGCTACAGATTCTATAA
- a CDS encoding MFS transporter, translating to MDSLQRRNLILLALGQGLTGSIISLMTLCSTLVGVLMTPVPLLTTLPITATVCGAALMIYTVSSLMTKYGRRNAFIIGTLLGLVGALLAALAILLHSFSLFVFSTFVLGMSCAFNQYYRFAAAEIFTDNQQKNRAISWVISGGILGGFLGPFAASQSSQLWASYPFLGSFIAAACICVITSLLLLGLKLPPMSVATVSTQRSEPLASILKSRAFVLGTASCSVGFVVMTLLMNSVPLAMHQHHFSVSHSATVLQWHFVAMYAPALLLVLLAKRLTPIQVVVIGMVCNVVGVAVALSGLTFWHFLFALMLFGVGWAFMFNGGTFMLNAFTHSVHKSRLQGINSLVIYVPNALASLSAGSLMALTSGWPLVNMVGIGMLLLLVLGLIILGRR from the coding sequence ATGGATTCGTTGCAACGCCGAAACCTGATACTGCTGGCACTCGGACAAGGGCTGACCGGCAGTATTATTTCCCTGATGACGCTCTGTTCTACGTTGGTTGGCGTATTAATGACGCCGGTTCCGCTGTTGACCACGCTGCCGATTACCGCGACGGTATGCGGTGCGGCGCTCATGATCTATACCGTTTCGTCGCTGATGACGAAATATGGCAGGCGCAATGCGTTCATCATCGGCACGCTGCTGGGGCTGGTAGGCGCGCTGTTGGCGGCGCTGGCGATTCTGCTACACAGCTTCTCCCTCTTTGTATTTTCGACGTTTGTGCTGGGGATGTCCTGCGCCTTCAATCAGTATTATCGCTTCGCTGCGGCTGAAATTTTTACCGACAATCAGCAGAAAAATCGTGCTATTTCGTGGGTGATCAGCGGCGGTATCCTCGGCGGTTTTCTCGGCCCGTTCGCGGCCAGCCAGTCTTCTCAGCTCTGGGCGTCGTACCCGTTTCTCGGCAGCTTTATCGCCGCGGCCTGCATCTGTGTTATCACGTCTCTGCTGTTGCTTGGCCTGAAACTGCCTCCGATGTCCGTTGCCACGGTCAGTACTCAGCGTAGTGAACCGCTGGCGTCAATCCTGAAAAGTCGGGCATTTGTGCTGGGAACGGCAAGCTGTTCTGTCGGGTTTGTGGTGATGACGCTATTAATGAATTCCGTGCCGTTGGCGATGCACCAGCACCACTTTTCCGTCAGCCACAGTGCGACGGTGTTGCAGTGGCACTTTGTGGCGATGTATGCGCCCGCGCTGCTGTTAGTGCTGCTGGCGAAGCGACTGACGCCGATTCAGGTCGTGGTGATTGGCATGGTGTGTAACGTTGTCGGGGTAGCGGTCGCGCTAAGCGGTTTGACGTTCTGGCACTTCCTTTTTGCGCTGATGCTGTTCGGCGTCGGGTGGGCGTTTATGTTCAACGGCGGGACATTCATGCTGAACGCGTTTACCCATTCAGTGCATAAATCCCGTTTGCAGGGGATTAACTCGCTGGTGATTTACGTGCCTAACGCGCTGGCTTCGTTATCTGCCGGTAGCCTGATGGCGCTAACCAGCGGTTGGCCGCTGGTCAATATGGTGGGTATCGGCATGCTGTTGTTGCTGGTTCTGGGGTTGATCATTTTGGGACGGCGCTGA
- the cyaY gene encoding iron donor protein CyaY, with the protein MNDSEFHQLADELMLQLEETLDRFEGDADIDYETNGGVMTLSFENGSKIVINRQEPLHQIWLATKTGGYHFNRQAERWVCDRSGEDFIALLSAACSDQAGETVHFG; encoded by the coding sequence ATGAACGATAGCGAGTTCCACCAATTAGCCGACGAACTCATGCTTCAGTTGGAAGAAACGCTGGATCGGTTTGAGGGTGATGCCGACATCGATTACGAAACTAACGGCGGCGTGATGACGCTGAGCTTTGAGAACGGCAGCAAAATCGTGATCAATCGGCAGGAACCGCTACACCAAATCTGGCTGGCGACCAAAACGGGCGGTTACCACTTCAACCGTCAGGCGGAACGCTGGGTATGCGATCGCAGCGGTGAAGATTTTATCGCGCTGCTGTCAGCAGCCTGCTCGGATCAGGCAGGGGAAACCGTTCACTTCGGGTAA
- the lptM gene encoding LPS translocon maturation chaperone LptM — MTGLNVMKNVFRQLFLVLAVVSLFGCGLKGPLYMPADGKSGASTTQPNENQPPQKKASVRP, encoded by the coding sequence ATGACAGGTCTTAACGTGATGAAGAACGTATTTCGCCAGCTTTTTCTGGTGTTAGCCGTAGTGAGTTTATTCGGTTGTGGTCTGAAAGGGCCGCTTTATATGCCTGCCGATGGCAAATCTGGTGCGTCAACGACTCAGCCAAATGAGAACCAGCCGCCGCAAAAGAAAGCGTCAGTACGTCCTTAA
- the dapF gene encoding diaminopimelate epimerase, whose translation MQFAKMHGLGNDFMVVDAVTQNVYFSPELIRRLADRHCGVGFDQLLVVEPPYDPELDFHYRIFNADGSEVAQCGNGARCFARFVRLKGLTNKRDIAVSTQTGRMVLSVTDDELVRVNMGEPNFEPQQVPFRAVKAEKTYIMRADEHTVLCGVVSMGNPHCVIQVEDVETAKVDTLGPLLESHERFPERANIGFMQVVDSHAVRLRVYERGAGETQACGSGACAAVAVGIQQGLLSASVRVSLPGGELDIQWDGPGHPLFMTGPATHVYDGFIHL comes from the coding sequence ATGCAGTTCGCTAAGATGCACGGGTTAGGCAACGATTTCATGGTTGTTGATGCCGTTACGCAAAACGTTTATTTTTCACCCGAATTGATTCGCCGTTTGGCGGATCGACACTGTGGTGTAGGGTTCGACCAATTGCTGGTCGTCGAGCCGCCCTACGATCCTGAGCTGGATTTCCATTACCGCATTTTTAACGCGGATGGCAGCGAAGTCGCGCAGTGCGGCAATGGCGCGCGCTGCTTTGCTCGTTTTGTTCGCCTGAAAGGGTTGACCAACAAGCGTGATATTGCCGTCAGTACGCAGACAGGCCGGATGGTGCTGTCGGTGACCGATGACGAACTGGTACGCGTCAATATGGGCGAACCCAATTTCGAGCCGCAACAGGTGCCTTTCCGCGCGGTCAAAGCGGAGAAAACCTACATCATGCGTGCCGACGAACATACGGTGCTGTGTGGCGTGGTGTCGATGGGCAACCCGCATTGTGTGATTCAGGTTGAGGATGTGGAAACGGCGAAGGTGGACACGCTGGGGCCGCTGTTGGAAAGCCACGAGCGTTTTCCCGAGCGTGCCAACATCGGTTTTATGCAAGTGGTTGATAGCCACGCTGTCCGTCTGCGGGTGTACGAACGCGGTGCGGGAGAAACGCAGGCGTGCGGTAGCGGCGCGTGCGCTGCTGTGGCGGTAGGGATCCAGCAGGGATTATTGTCCGCGAGCGTTCGCGTATCGCTGCCGGGCGGGGAGTTGGATATCCAGTGGGATGGGCCGGGGCATCCGTTATTCATGACCGGGCCTGCAACGCATGTCTACGATGGATTTATTCATTTATGA
- a CDS encoding DUF484 domain-containing protein yields MKNVEEQAEREIALSDEMVLQFLQQNPDFFIRNARPVEQMRIPHPVRGTVSLVEWQLARQRNHITQLEEEITLLMEQAGANEVLFNRLLGLQTELASADSLTDMLDRLQRWARQLGLAGATVRLFNDKWRLGAPSGFTHLGLNRSTFEPLRIQRFGQHNHYLGSLNGPELLLLLPQARQVGSVALSLMGNHHDLGVLIFSSRDSHHYQDGMGTVLLQQMAMMLPAMLARWVERA; encoded by the coding sequence ATGAAGAATGTCGAGGAACAGGCAGAGCGCGAGATCGCACTCAGTGACGAGATGGTTTTGCAGTTCCTGCAACAGAATCCCGATTTTTTTATCCGCAATGCGCGTCCCGTCGAGCAGATGCGCATTCCTCACCCCGTCAGGGGAACCGTGTCGCTGGTGGAATGGCAGCTGGCACGTCAGCGTAACCACATTACTCAGCTTGAGGAAGAAATCACGCTGTTGATGGAACAGGCGGGGGCGAACGAAGTGCTGTTCAATCGCCTGCTTGGGTTACAAACTGAATTGGCGTCGGCGGATAGCCTGACGGACATGTTGGATCGCTTGCAGCGCTGGGCGCGTCAGCTTGGTCTGGCGGGCGCAACGGTTCGTCTGTTTAATGATAAATGGCGCCTTGGCGCGCCTTCTGGTTTTACCCACCTTGGGCTAAACCGCTCCACCTTTGAGCCGCTGCGCATTCAGCGCTTCGGACAACATAACCACTATCTTGGCAGTCTGAACGGGCCGGAACTGTTGCTTCTGCTGCCACAGGCCAGACAGGTTGGGTCGGTCGCGCTATCGCTTATGGGAAATCATCACGATTTGGGCGTGCTGATTTTCAGCAGCCGCGACAGCCACCATTATCAGGATGGCATGGGAACCGTGCTGCTTCAGCAAATGGCCATGATGCTGCCAGCGATGTTGGCGCGCTGGGTTGAGCGGGCATGA